Within Cucurbita pepo subsp. pepo cultivar mu-cu-16 unplaced genomic scaffold, ASM280686v2 Cp4.1_scaffold001694, whole genome shotgun sequence, the genomic segment TTTGAGTTGTAACATGCAAGGTTGCAGATGAATGTGAACCCATGAGCTACCATTGAAGCACAGTTTCTGGTCTGATAATAAGCTCGACAAGGAGGTATATatgatagaaaataaaaggttatgttgatgggaaaaaagaaaaagttggatTGCCATGGATTTAGTCTAGTCAACAACTGtggttatgaaaattttatgttttgttttgatttacCGTCAGTATCCACCAAAGCAACTTCTGAGCTTCTACAAGTAGTTctatgagatcctacatcagttggagaggagaacgaagtattttttataaggatgtggaaacctttccctagaagacatgtttttaaaaccttgagggaaagcccaaagaggacaatatctgctagcggtgagcttcggctgttacaaatggtattagagccaaacaccgggcaatgtaccagcgaggaggttgagtcccgtaggggagtggacacgagacagtgtgccagcaaggacgctgggtcccgaaagggatggatttggggggtcccacatcgattggagaaagggaacgagtgccaacaaggacgtcaggccctgaagggggtggattgtgagatcccatattggttggagaggagaacaaatcattctttataagggtgtggaaacctcttcctagaagacgtattttaaaaaccttgagaggaagtccgaaagggaaagtccaaagaggacaatatctgccagcggtgggcttaggcggTTACAAGTTCAGCTAGCAACAAGGGATAAACATGGCATTTGAGTGTCTTAGAgttattctctcttttattaaaagaataccCAAATGAATCTTCTTGTCTAGAGGAAAATGATGCAAGCAATGGTTtggagaatttaaaaaaatgcaaaatgcAACAAGATAAAAGGACGAAGATAATACCTGGTATCCATGTATGGTTTGAGATCAATTGTTTCCTTGAATCTAACATGGCCATTCAATTTACTATAACGACCCCGAGCATCGGGACTAAACCTCTTTATATGAATTGTCAAGATCGGAGGGGCCTTGTGAATGAGAAACCTCTTTGTTGCATCTCTTTTCACATTCACAATTGTTGAATCAGAATCCATCTCACCCTCCTCACCCTTTTCTGATTCACTGTTCTCAGCACATATTTGTGAACTAAAGGGCTTGGTATTAGATTGTGGACGTTCACCGCCCTTAGGATCGTCGTTGGAAAGAGAACAACTGGATTTATCACCGGAACATTCTTGACTGCTGGTGTTATTACAACCTGAAGAATGTGCTAGCCCAGGATTCATATCTCCATCAACCATAGCTTCATCTGCATCCAAAACAAGGGAATCTGTCTTGCCTGTCTTGCAATTGACAGGCTTTGTGCAATCTCGACTGGAACAATCTACATTCTCTTTCAAATTCGAGCTTTCGCCGCTGTTATAACTTATGGACCCGTTTACtaaattcatatttctttgattttttactTCAACTGAAGGGTTCTTGTCTAAGCATGATATATCACCCCTTACTGCTGATTCATATCCATTTTCTACGGCACTGCTAGCAACTTTTGATTGCTTCTTCATTTCCAACCTTTGTTGTTTTACTCTTTTTGAGCATTTTTCACAGTTATATCCATTTTCATTGGACAGAAGTTCTGGCTTTGTGAAATAAGTTAGACAACTCTCCACAGAGACGGGAGAATCAGTATTATCAACTTCCTCAGGTTCAGACTCACTAATGAAACTACTTTCCAAAACTTCATTCCCAGTGGATGGCCTCGCAATGGGGCCCATAATGACTTCAGGCTCATCAAACATATCACCAAGACCAAATCCATCAAAATCATTTTGAGCACAGCCCAAAACTGATGAGGAAGCCTGATCATCTACTTTTGCTACTTCAGCGGTGGAACTCTCTTCCTTGTAAGGAAGCAGCAAAACATCAGAAGCTTGAACCTGTAAAGGGGATTCATCGTCCCATGAATCCGCTGGAGAAAAATCTGGTCGTTGATTTGGCTCGTTATGAAGAGACGACACGGGCATACTTGGCCCGCAGATGCTTTGTTGTGAATCATCACTAATGAATACTTCAACATTTTTGTCTGAATCCTGAGTAGTGGAAATATCATAAGTTTCAGCATTTGGTTCTGGTCCAAGGAAATCCATCCACGTCAAAGCGTCTGAAGTACATTCTCCTCCATTCTCGGTCTCAACTTCTTTTTCAGACTCTTTAACATCTGAAACGTTCTGAGAACTTGAAGTCTTCTCCATGATAATAGTTGTGCCATATTGAAGGGAGGACTCATTACCAGATGATGGAACTGAGGCAATTTGAACTGGTACAACATCTGAAGCCTTGTCTGTTTTAGGATGCGTCTTGCCACTTCTCTTGGGTGGCCCTTTTGACTTCTTGGTCCGAGAGACTGGTTGGACCTTTTTGGCCAGAGATTTTTTCATTGGAACAGGAAGAGAGAGATCTAGAAATGGTTCGTAAACTGTCGATGTGTGGCCACATTCTTTGCAACATACAGCACTTGATATTTGCCCCCCGAACATCTCATCGACAAAAGTAGGAGTGGGATTTCTAGATATTATCTCTTCCTTCGacttcttcgtcttccttgAAGTCAGCTCTTCAGTAGACAATCCATCAAGTAGGACACGAAGCAATTCGTGACTATCATGTTGCTCGTATCCTTTGAACTG encodes:
- the LOC111786456 gene encoding ubiquitin carboxyl-terminal hydrolase 2-like (The sequence of the model RefSeq protein was modified relative to this genomic sequence to represent the inferred CDS: added 239 bases not found in genome assembly): MGKKAKKKNGRTPTKEKRVSSSSPRKVPQRSSTTVEIADDDVSVVKENSLCGHIDKCFNLNELSSKLGSSEPISCEDCQESSADRRGSKGKARHGKKKGGTSVDGKADSKAIWICLQCGHYACGGIGLPTNSQSHAVRHVRQTRHPVVIQFENPQLRWCFSCNTLLPVEKTEENGEQKDGLYNVVKLIRDQSMEASPVDVENTWQASSDVTAATKSESSILSDLDRRNHSVVKGLINLGNTCFFNSILQNLLAIDLLRDHLMKLEECVGPLTIALKKIFTEARMEGRMKGSINPRSVFGCISTKAPQFKGYEQHDSHELLRVLLDGLSTEELTSRKTKKSKEEIISRNPTPTFVDEMFGGQISSAVCCKECGHTSTVYEPFLDLSLPVPMKKSLAKKVQPVSRTKKSKGPPKRSGKTHPKTDKASDVVPVQIASVPSSGNESSLQYGTTIIMEKTSSSQNVSDVKESEKEVETENGGECTSDALTWMDFLGPEPNAETYDISTTQDSDKNVEVFISDDSQQSICGPSMPVSSLHNEPNQRPDFSPADSWDDESPLQVQASDVLLLPYKEESSTAEVAKVDDQASSSVLGCAQNDFDGFGLGDMFDEPEVIMGPIARPSTGNEVLESSFISESEPEEVDNTDSPVSVESCLTYFTKPELLSNENGYNCEKCSKRVKQQRLEMKKQSKVASSAVENGYESAVRGDISCLDKNPSVEVKNQRNMNLVNGSISYNSGESSNLKENVDCSSRDCTKPVNCKTGKTDSLVLDADEAMVDGDMNPGLAHSSGCNNTSSQECSGDKSSCSLSNDDPKGGERPQSNTKPFSSQICAENSESEKGEEGEMDSDSTIVNVKRDATKRFLIHKAPPILTIHIKRFSPDARGRYSKLNGHVRFKETIDLKPYMDTRCTDREKYNYRLVGVVEHSGSMRGGHYVAYVRGGNRRRSSSGEAEEGASVWYYANDASVNEVTLDRVLGCDAYILFYEIT